A window of the Streptomyces sp. NBC_00250 genome harbors these coding sequences:
- a CDS encoding ABC transporter substrate-binding protein: MTGRRLTSLIAYVTTAAAGASLLTGCGVLPGTTGGSREPVTVMTWAPDQTRATNMPGMPAMAQAYARWVNSQGGIDGHELRILTCNERNTATGAAECARRAVRENAVAVVGSYSQNGRAFMAPLEAAEIPYIGGYGISEDEFTSPLSYPVNGGQAALIAGHGMQLAGSCRTVSLVRPDTLAGDKLPELLDSGLRKASHRGAVDIPAVEDAAEYTAQATTAREKAGEKDGCVTAVLGERTQTFFDSFRRLPDQEGGGDSGDSGNGSGDDSGEKKEAVRISSVLGSVGQPVIDRTGGAHSPFEGAFVTGWYPEAADKSWAPMRKVIQEHAFADNRVDPADAGVQTTWIAYTVLKEVIEGLDSDEITAGRIAHALDRGAKIDTGGLTPTLRWKYEDMLGAPGFPRIVNHEVTFQVVRKGQLVAQKPGFVDVGETVLSAP, from the coding sequence ATGACCGGTAGGCGACTGACCTCACTCATCGCGTATGTCACGACCGCGGCGGCCGGAGCTTCGTTGCTCACCGGGTGTGGCGTGCTCCCTGGTACCACGGGGGGTTCCAGGGAGCCCGTCACGGTGATGACGTGGGCTCCCGACCAGACCCGAGCCACCAATATGCCCGGAATGCCCGCTATGGCGCAGGCCTACGCCCGCTGGGTCAACTCCCAGGGCGGCATCGACGGCCACGAACTGCGCATCCTCACCTGCAACGAGAGGAACACCGCCACCGGCGCCGCCGAGTGTGCCCGCCGGGCCGTCCGCGAGAACGCGGTCGCGGTCGTCGGCTCGTACAGCCAGAACGGGCGGGCCTTCATGGCGCCCCTGGAGGCCGCCGAGATCCCGTACATCGGCGGCTACGGCATCTCCGAGGACGAGTTCACCAGCCCGCTCTCGTACCCCGTCAACGGCGGCCAGGCGGCCCTCATCGCCGGTCACGGCATGCAGCTCGCCGGGTCCTGCCGGACCGTCTCCCTCGTCCGGCCCGACACCCTCGCCGGCGACAAGCTCCCCGAGCTCCTCGACTCCGGCCTGCGCAAGGCGAGCCACCGGGGGGCCGTCGACATCCCCGCCGTCGAGGACGCCGCCGAGTACACCGCGCAGGCCACCACGGCCCGTGAGAAGGCCGGTGAGAAGGACGGCTGCGTCACCGCCGTGCTCGGCGAGCGCACCCAGACCTTCTTCGACTCCTTCCGCCGCCTCCCGGACCAGGAGGGCGGCGGCGACAGCGGCGACAGCGGCAACGGCTCCGGCGACGACTCCGGCGAGAAGAAGGAGGCCGTGCGGATCTCCTCCGTCCTCGGCAGCGTCGGCCAGCCCGTGATCGACCGCACCGGAGGCGCCCACAGCCCCTTCGAAGGCGCGTTCGTCACCGGCTGGTACCCGGAGGCGGCCGACAAGAGCTGGGCGCCGATGCGGAAGGTCATCCAGGAGCACGCCTTCGCCGACAACCGGGTCGACCCGGCCGACGCGGGCGTCCAGACCACCTGGATCGCCTACACGGTCCTCAAGGAGGTCATCGAGGGCCTCGACTCCGACGAGATCACGGCCGGCCGGATCGCCCACGCCCTCGACCGGGGCGCGAAGATCGACACCGGCGGCCTGACCCCCACCCTGCGCTGGAAGTACGAGGACATGCTCGGCGCCCCCGGCTTCCCCCGGATCGTCAACCACGAGGTGACGTTCCAGGTGGTCCGCAAGGGGCAGCTGGTGGCGCAGAAGCCCGGCTTCGTCGACGTCGGCGAGACCGTCCTCAGCGCCCCCTGA
- a CDS encoding transcriptional regulator gives MAARPLVPRQLNERLQALIQEAGCSNAGLARRVNMVGAERGLDLRYDKTSVARWLRGQQPRGRAPGIIAEALGRKLGRTVTIDEVGMANGRNLAAGVGLQFAPTVPGAIEQVCELWRSDVGRRDFLSGSTVASSALVEPSRDWLITGPDAHVARMAGARVGVADVAAVREMTAALVDLDRRFGSGHVRPVVVHYLNSVVSGMLSGSYREAVGRQLFAAVARLTELAGYMAVDTGEPGLAQRYYIQALRLAQAAGDRGYGGYVLAASMSHLAAQLGNPREIAQLARAAQEGARGKVPPRAEAMFLAAEARGHALLGDVSAFETAAGRAVRALEQADPESGDDPAWIAHFDHAYLADELAHCHRDLGNAAEAARAAEESIAGHPETRARRRAIGLALLASAQVQQREVEQACRTGTRALELLGTLRSSRGAEYLDDLRERLEPYAGEAVVREFGARMELYAA, from the coding sequence ATGGCAGCCAGGCCACTCGTTCCGCGTCAGCTCAACGAACGGCTCCAGGCGCTCATCCAGGAGGCCGGCTGTTCCAACGCCGGCCTCGCCCGCAGGGTCAACATGGTCGGCGCGGAGCGCGGACTCGACCTGCGGTACGACAAGACGTCGGTGGCGCGCTGGCTGCGCGGGCAGCAGCCGCGCGGGCGCGCGCCGGGGATCATCGCCGAGGCGCTGGGCCGCAAGCTCGGCCGTACGGTCACGATCGACGAGGTCGGCATGGCCAACGGCCGGAACCTCGCGGCCGGCGTGGGGCTCCAGTTCGCGCCGACCGTGCCCGGGGCGATCGAGCAGGTCTGCGAGCTGTGGCGCAGTGACGTGGGCCGCCGCGACTTCCTCTCCGGCTCCACGGTCGCGTCCTCCGCGCTCGTCGAGCCCAGCCGGGACTGGCTGATCACCGGGCCCGACGCGCACGTGGCCCGGATGGCGGGCGCGCGCGTCGGGGTCGCGGACGTGGCGGCCGTACGGGAGATGACGGCGGCGCTCGTCGACCTCGACCGGCGGTTCGGCAGCGGGCACGTGCGACCGGTCGTCGTCCACTACCTCAACAGCGTGGTGTCGGGGATGCTGTCCGGCTCGTACCGGGAGGCGGTCGGCCGGCAGCTGTTCGCGGCGGTCGCCCGACTGACCGAGCTCGCCGGGTACATGGCGGTGGACACGGGTGAACCGGGCCTCGCCCAGCGGTACTACATCCAGGCGCTGCGGCTCGCGCAGGCGGCCGGTGACCGGGGCTACGGCGGGTACGTCCTCGCCGCCTCGATGAGCCACCTCGCCGCCCAGCTCGGAAACCCACGGGAGATCGCACAGTTGGCGCGGGCGGCGCAGGAGGGCGCGCGCGGGAAGGTGCCGCCGCGGGCCGAGGCGATGTTCCTCGCGGCCGAGGCGCGCGGGCACGCGCTGCTCGGGGACGTCAGCGCCTTCGAGACCGCGGCGGGCCGTGCCGTACGGGCCCTGGAGCAGGCCGATCCGGAGTCGGGCGACGACCCGGCGTGGATCGCCCACTTCGACCACGCGTACCTCGCCGACGAACTGGCCCACTGCCACCGGGACCTGGGGAACGCGGCGGAGGCGGCGCGGGCCGCGGAGGAGTCGATCGCCGGGCACCCGGAGACCCGTGCGCGGCGCCGGGCGATCGGCCTGGCCCTGCTCGCCTCGGCGCAGGTCCAGCAGCGGGAGGTCGAGCAGGCCTGCCGGACGGGCACGCGGGCGCTCGAACTGCTCGGCACGCTGCGGTCGTCGAGGGGCGCGGAGTACCTGGACGATCTGCGGGAGCGCCTGGAGCCGTACGCGGGGGAGGCGGTGGTACGGGAGTTCGGGGCGCGGATGGAGCTGTATGCCGCTTAG